The genome window GGTTCTCGGCGCCTAAGCAGGCCGTGAGGTACCGAGGGCGTCTGCGGTCGTTCAGGTGCCGCCCATTGCTGCGGAAGAAGGCGTTTTCCCAGGTGCTGCGCTTCGAGTAGGAGACGCGCGCGGGCGGCTTCGAGTAGGAGACGGGCGTGGCCAAGCCTTTTGACCCATACGATCTGCTGCCATCGGTGCCGTCGTTCGAGCTGAGCAGTGCCGACATCGCTGACGGGATGGTGCTGGACGTGGCACAGACCAGTGCCATCTTCGGGGGCCCGGGCCAGGACAGCTCCCCGCACCTGGCCTGGAACGGCCACCCTGCCGAGACGCTGAGCTTCGCGGTCACCTGCTTCGACCCGGACGCGTTGACGGTCAGCGGCTTCTGGCACTGGGCGGTCTACGACATCCCCGCGTCGGTGAACGAACTGCTTGCCGGTGCGGGTGACGCCGACGGAAAGAGGCTGCCTGCCGGGGCCAGAATGCTCGCCAACGACGCCGGTCGGCGGGGGTTCCTCGGCGCGGCACCCCCGCCTGGGGAGGCTGCTCACCGTTACATGTTCGTCGTTCATGCGCTGGACACGCCCCGTCTCGACATCACCACGGAGGCGACCCCCGCATGGCTCGGATTCCGGCTCGTGGCCCACGGCCTGGCACGAGCCAGGCTCACGCCGGTGTTCGGGATGCCGGCCTGATGCGGAGCAAGGCTGCGAGCGAGAAATAAAGAAGCCGAGTCCCCGGCGAGTCAGGTGGGACGAGGAGGCGAAGATCGATGGCGAAAGTACTCTTCATCGTCAGTGGGGCTACCTACTGGGTGCTCAAGGACGGCACCAGGTATGCGACCGGCTACTGGGCCGAGGAGTTCGCGATGCCGTACAAGGCGGTCACGGACGCCGGCCATGAGGTCGTGGTCGCGACGCCGGGCGGTGTGACCCCGAACGTCGACATGATGAGCCTGCGTCCCTCCATGGCCGGAGGCGAGGAGGGGGCTCTGGAGCTGGAGGAGATCATCCGTTCCGCGGAAGCGATGCGTCGGCCGCTCAAGCTGTCGGACGTCCGCCTGGAGGACTACGACGCGGTGTACCTGCCCGGCGGCCACGGCCCGATGTCGGACCTGGCCTACGACGCCGACGTCGGCCGGCTGCTGACGGCCCAGCTCGCCTCCGGTAAGCCGTTGGCGATCGTGTGCCACGCTCCCGCCTCGCTCCTGGCCACCAGGATTCACGGCGAATCGCCCTTCAAGGGCTACCGGGTGACGGGCTTCACCAACGAAGAGGAGGAAGCCGTGGGCCTTGCATCCAGGGCAACCTGGCTGCTCGAGGACGAGCTGAAGGACAAGGTGGGCGTCGAATACAGCCGCGGTCCCATGTGGGAGCCCTACATGGTCGAGGACCGCAACCTCATCACCGGGCAGAACCCTCACTCGGCGGCGGTTCTGGCGGATCGCCTGCTGCAAATCCTCAAGTGAGGACACCCGAAGTCCTTGGCGTAGCCGGAGTGGTGCGGCCGAGAACCGCCTGCGCTCGATTCGGCGCTTCGCTCCAACCTGTTCATCGGGTGTGCGCCCGGCAAGTTCGCCAGGCTCCGATTCCCCCAGGTAGCCCCCGACAATGCTGAGTCATGGGAACCCGCAGGTCAGAGAGGGTGGACAGGGCCCACTGTAAAACTGTCGGCTATGCCTACCCAGGTTCGAATCCTGGCGCCGCCACGAATCCTGGCGCCGCCACGCTGATGGGAATCGGCCCCTGACCAGTACGTCTGGTCGGGGGCCGATCTTGTTGCAAGCCGCTGACCCTGCCCGGGCCTTCCCCGTGGTTCCTCGCCCCTCCGGCACGCGTGTGGTACGCCGCTTCGTGACCTTGATCACCCTCGACGCCTCACCATCCACCCGCGTCGCGTTCGGTGCGGCGACCGACCCGGCGCCGGGACTCACCATGCCCGAGCAGCTCTCGTCGGCCGCATTCCACCTTGCTCCGGCGCTCGTTAGCGGCCCATCGAGGGCGCAATCGCGGCTCGCTCGAACGGATCATGTCAGGGCGTGTCAGGGCGTCGGCGCCGGGAGAACGTGGTCGGCTGGGCGCCGGTGTCCCACGTCGACAACCTGCGCCAGGCGGTCGAGGCCGCTCGTGGAGCGCGCCCGCGGGGACACCTCCTTGTGGAAGGAGCAGCCGCATTGGTGTCCTGGCAGAGCGTTCGAGCGAAGGGTCCGGTCCTCGCTTTGCGGCGATTGTGCCGGGGACGGCCGCTCAAGGGGATCAACCGTGCGACCCGCACGGCCGTATCTCGCGACGGGGGGCGGTTCCTCTTGTCCGTCTGCTTGATCACGGGTGCTTTCGGCTCTGGGAGCGCGGCGGCCGCTGGTGGCCTCGACTCTTCGGTCAAGCGCTGCGACACGGCGCCGACCGGCATCGCTGTCAGCGACCACTGGCTCAGGTTCACAGTGCCGCCCGGGCTGACGCCGGACCCGCAATTCGACGGGCAGCCGGCAAGGATCCAGGTCCACCGCGTCCGGCCGGTGTACGCCCACGGCAAGTGCTCAAGCGTGCCCAGTCGCGCAACAGTGCTGATCCACGGCCGCAGCTTCCCCGGCCCGCCGGTATTCGACCTGCGACACCGCGCCCCCGGCGGCGGGACGCTCAGCACACAGAGGGTCCTCGCCCGGGCGGGAATCGACACCTTCGCCCCCAGCCTGCTCGGCTTCGGCCGCTCCACACGGTTCAACACCGGCCTCGACGATCCGGGCAACGCCAGCCTCAGGCCCTTCCTTCCCGACGGCAGCTGCGCCCACCCCGAGGGCTGCGACCGCAGCCACATCCCGATCTTCCCGCTCGACCAGCAGGGGACACTGCTGTTGAACAACCCGCTCGACGGGCAGCGGCGCGCGCACTCCAGCAACCATCGCTTCGGCCGCACCGATCTGTGGGTTCGCGACATCCGCCAGGTCATCGACGACGCCATCGCACGAGCGAAGCCGTCGGACGGCAAGGTCACCCTGGTCGGCTGGTCTTTCGGCGGGCAGCTCGTCGCCCGGACGCTGTATGCGGCCAACCCGGTCCTTCCCGACAGCGCCGCCGTCATCGCGAAGGTCGACCGCGCCGTGTTCCTGGATTCGTTCTTCGGCACACCGACCGAGGAAGTAATGCCACCAGGGGGCTTCACGTCCTTCCCGGTGGCCCTGAACCCCCTGGCGCAGATCGGCGGGGCCTGGGTGATGCCACCCGGGCGTGACGCTGCCTGCACCGGGCACATCGTCCCCGACAGTCCGGAGCAGTTCCGGGCGCAGAACGTGGAGGAGGACCGCCTGGGGAGCACCTGGGGAGGGGACGACCCCGACCACCCGACCGGCTTCGTCCGCTCGCCGACGTTCTCCAGCTACGGATGGAACACCACCGTCGCGCAGCAGTTGACCACGCCCGCTCTGGTCATCCACGGTCTGGACGACACGCTCGCTCCACCGAGCAACTCCACCGCCATCTACAGCAATCTTCCGGTGGCGAACAAGGTGCTGGTACAGGTTCAGTGCGCGAGCCACGCCCTGCACCTTGAGGGCTGCTCCGGCCCGCGGTGCACACCGGAGGCGGGAACGCCTTATGGCGGGCGTCCTGGCCACCCCTGGTTCGGCCCCCATGCCACGTTCCAGGCAGCGACGGTCGAGTGGATCAAAAACGGGACCTTCGACGGCGCCGCGCGCGGACACTTCATCGTCAACGAGAGCGGCGTGGCGCACCCGGCCGGAACCACGAGCGGCCCCACACGCTGAGATGTCGGTTCCGGTTCGGACGTGTGGCTGGTCCGGCGACCGCGGCCGGAGAACCTCGACGAGACCAGGACTGTCCCCGCCAGCCGAAGAAGGCTGCCGTGGCAAAGCCATGAAGCTACCAGCCGGTTAATTGCTCCGTGATGTCCGAGTCAGGGCACCGTGGCCGAAACAGACCGATCACATGAATCGAGGAATCACAAATGGAGCGTCGTGCCATGTTCAAGGGCGGAGCCGCCGCATTCGGCGCGCTCGCCATTACCGCCGTCACGAGCGGCGGCAGCCTGACGGAAGCAGCCCAGGCGTATCCGGGCCTGCTCCCGGACCCGGCTACGGCCCCGGTGCCGAACTCCGGGCGGCCCCACTGCGCCGTGTCACACGACCCGCTCCCGGACCCGGCCGCGACCCCCGTACCCAACCCGCCCTTCCCCTGC of Streptomyces cynarae contains these proteins:
- a CDS encoding YbhB/YbcL family Raf kinase inhibitor-like protein, with product MAKPFDPYDLLPSVPSFELSSADIADGMVLDVAQTSAIFGGPGQDSSPHLAWNGHPAETLSFAVTCFDPDALTVSGFWHWAVYDIPASVNELLAGAGDADGKRLPAGARMLANDAGRRGFLGAAPPPGEAAHRYMFVVHALDTPRLDITTEATPAWLGFRLVAHGLARARLTPVFGMPA
- a CDS encoding alpha/beta fold hydrolase — its product is MPSRATVLIHGRSFPGPPVFDLRHRAPGGGTLSTQRVLARAGIDTFAPSLLGFGRSTRFNTGLDDPGNASLRPFLPDGSCAHPEGCDRSHIPIFPLDQQGTLLLNNPLDGQRRAHSSNHRFGRTDLWVRDIRQVIDDAIARAKPSDGKVTLVGWSFGGQLVARTLYAANPVLPDSAAVIAKVDRAVFLDSFFGTPTEEVMPPGGFTSFPVALNPLAQIGGAWVMPPGRDAACTGHIVPDSPEQFRAQNVEEDRLGSTWGGDDPDHPTGFVRSPTFSSYGWNTTVAQQLTTPALVIHGLDDTLAPPSNSTAIYSNLPVANKVLVQVQCASHALHLEGCSGPRCTPEAGTPYGGRPGHPWFGPHATFQAATVEWIKNGTFDGAARGHFIVNESGVAHPAGTTSGPTR
- a CDS encoding type 1 glutamine amidotransferase domain-containing protein, yielding MAKVLFIVSGATYWVLKDGTRYATGYWAEEFAMPYKAVTDAGHEVVVATPGGVTPNVDMMSLRPSMAGGEEGALELEEIIRSAEAMRRPLKLSDVRLEDYDAVYLPGGHGPMSDLAYDADVGRLLTAQLASGKPLAIVCHAPASLLATRIHGESPFKGYRVTGFTNEEEEAVGLASRATWLLEDELKDKVGVEYSRGPMWEPYMVEDRNLITGQNPHSAAVLADRLLQILK